The DNA window CAAGCAGGTAGGACAGCCTTCCTCACGTCACTTCTCTGGGCTCAGCCTTCCAGACTCGCATTTGGAAGGACCTCAGGAAGACACGTGGATGTGCGAACTGTCATCCAGCCTCTTCCTAAAGACCACCCTTGCCTGAGTCAGCTCATTCTGGTTTGGGACAATTCTAATTGTTGGAAAATTTAACTTTATGCCAAACCTAAACATGCTTCTCTGCATAAACCAAAACCTCCAGATCCTTATTTCTGAGGCCAAACAGGATAAGTCCAATCCTGCTTCCAGAgaatagtccttcaaatatttgaaaacagttgTCACATTCCCCCGAGTTTTCTACTGTCCAGGCTAAACACTCCTACGTCTTTCAACTGACTTTTATATGGCCTAGGGGCCATGTAATCTATAAAGATCTCcaattttagaggcagctaggtggcgcagtggataaagcactggacctggatttcagaaggatctgagttcaaatcggcctcagacacttgacacttactagttgtgtgactctgggcgagtcacttaaccctcattgccccgaaaaaaaacaaaacaaaaccaaaaaaacaataaacagatCTCCAATTTTAGTATTCTGACTCACTTATGAACATGCGTGCGCATGCGCGCAcgtgcacacaaacacacacacacacacacacacacacacacacacacacacacacacactctctctctctctctctctctctctctttctctgacacATCCCAGGGCAGCCTGGTTTTTAAAGCAAAAGACCTCCACATGTTTTTTacttactttttgttgttttcatcaactaggttgtttttctttgcatagtCAATGACAATTGCACGGACCTCGCTGCCTGAGAGGGCGCTCCCCTTCCTGGGAGAAAAACAGTACAAGGAGTGGAACCAACTGTGACAAGAGCCACATAAAACAAGCCAACAACTTTTTTCTGATGGGGttctctccccatcttccctGCTCTGTTTCTTTTCTGATGAGGTCCAAAGGGAACACAATAATCGACTATGGGTTGAATAGGAAGGGCCCTactctttcattttccccatttccatTAGACCCAGAGGAACTTGCTGGTGGAGGGAGGCTTAGAGCTAGACTTGGAACAGAAAGTCAAGGGAAGGGATGGGTGGGCAGGCCACAACAGAGAGCTGACATGAGCTGAGAGGCAACATGGATCCCACTAGACAAGAGGGGGCACCAAGCAGACAACTCACCTGTGGCCAGACTCCTGGAAGAGAGAAGTCATGTTGGCTGGGATACAGTAAAGGTATTCAATCTGCGGTGGGTGATGAGGCTTTTCCTTGGTATCCTCTTGGACACTCTGGGCAGCTGGGGAGGGCTCAGGCACAACAAAAGATGTAATGCTGAAATGCATCGGGAGGAAAAGGTGAGAAAAAGCATTCTGTGTTGGTATCTAGACATCCCCATCCATCCCAGGCAGACCCAGAGCTGCCTGGGACCACTGGGCCCTCAGCTCTCACCTGGGGTGTTTCCAGTCCACAGCCACAATGCTCTCCACACCTTTACTCAGCTCCTTCACCTGCACAATCTGTTCCTTCATCATGTGGTGCAGAAACTTGGAGAGCTGAGGGAGAGAGGGTAAGTGGCCAGGGCCACGGAGCAAACCCAAGaacttcactcattcattcactcaacaaacatcTTTTGAggacttactatatgcaaagcactgtgctaagctgtgGGAGAAACCAAGATTTTTGAGGCATAATCCTTCCCCTTTCTAAACTGGGAGCCAAGAAGCTCCTACCCCAAAATGGGGTACACATAGTAGTGACCAGGCTGAGGTAGGAGAGGAGGAGACTGCACCAGTTGAGCCTTACAGAACCCACATGAGATAGAAAGGGAACACAAAGGAAAGGGAGATAGGTAGCTAATCCTCAGTGCCAGACCTAGAAAGGTTCTATTTTTTCATGCCTGGGACAAAGAGTTTTAAGGGTTGGCCTGGGCCAGCTGGGCCACAGAGACACTGTTCCTCAGCAACCAGTTCTGTTAATTCTGTTTTTCCCCCTCCCACAAACAGTCGGGCCAAGAGGCTCACTTGCCTTTTTGTAGCTTGACTTCTTTATGTCCAACTGTTGTCCTTCAGGGCTAGAGACAGCAGAAATGCATGTTAAGAAGGGAAAGCAATAGTGATGGAGGCTTGAGCACGGAGTAACGCTGCTGGGTGTAGGGACTTTTCTTCCCTGTTCTCCAACCCATTCTTAGGAAAGGTGGGAAAGGAGACAAAGTAAAGTCGTTTCAAAGAGCCTCTGAGGATGCTCTCAACACCTCCCGGTCCTGGGGCTTTCCATGTGGGTTGCTACTAGACAAAAAACTGACCCTTCTCAATAGCCGTCCCTAATCGAGCAGAATTCTGACCCAAGTCACTAAGTCCTCAACATACACCCCAAGCCTTGGCACTTAGACGTGAGGCTTTGAGGAGACCCACAAGTGACAAAAGCAGAATCACaccaaaaaatcattaaaaaccaAGGCGAGACTCATAAGAAGAGGGGTTTGGCCTCCAAGTTAaatcactttgatttttttttaaaggcctccCAGGTTTAATCTCTCACTGCAGCTTTATGGACTTTGGGACACTTATTTGATTCTTTTTCCCTGACCAGCACATCAAGACTACCCGGAGAACATCACTTTTAGCTGTGAAGGCCaaagaaaaagcctttgaaagTAGGAGCAATCTCCTGAAGAGATTAATGATACTGCTATTTCAATTCGACAAACATGTTATGTGCTAGCCTCATTAACAGGTAAGAAATAACACAGCTCTTCCCTCAAATGCTTATGGTCTCACAAGAGGGCATTTCCTGCACAGGCGCTTCTCCTCTGTCAACGTGGGGTAGGTTCAGTAGGTCTGGGATCCTCAGTATTCACCCATGAAATTACCCAGGGAATATTTCAGGCTGAATTTCCTGGATAATTTCTTCATCAGCTCTGAGAAGGGAAGGTCCCTTTTCAGGACTTGGAATGCAATTAACCGTCCCAGGTCAATATGCCACCCCCGCTCTGTACCTTTTTCTGACACTCCCCCACCCTCTGTCTCTAATCATAGCACAGAAATGCCGGATCAACAACAGGGACAGCCCAACCCATTGGTCTTCCATCCCAGCCTGGTCCTCTCCATACCAGCAGGAATACATGTGGCTACCCAGGAAAGTGCTGGTGAGTAAAGGGAGGTCAGCCTTTGTGACCCGGCACTTCAGGGCATGGAAGAAACATCTCAGCAGCAACTCATCCATTTGCTCtgggagaaaaagacaaaagcatATGCTGTCTGTCACCTAGTGTTCTTCAAGAGGATGCCAAGGGCTGGACAAAAGGCTCCCCCAAAGGCCTCTGCAGGGAATCCATTTCCAGGCACTGAAGTGGCCCCAGCACCCTGGGAAGTGATCCCTTGACACAAAAAACTGAATGAGAGAAAGATACGACAATGACTCTCTCTCCAAATTCTGAGGACAACCATATTTCAACTTTGGCCTGCAGTGACCTCCAGTGGCTGGGCAGGGGGCCGGGGAAAGACGGCTAAAGCTGGAAAAAGCATCCAGAACGTGAGAGCAGTCAGAACTACGGAGACTGTGAGCCTATTCCCACCTCAAAACAAGGAGTTTCCTCTCCCTACACCCAGGGGTTATTCTGTACAAGGAGGAGAACAGAGAAGAACAGTcacaaacagaaaagaagaaagccaaaatTCACTTCTCCTCGGGCAGTACCTTGAAAGGTCTTGCCACCAGCTGGGTCCTGGTCCATTCCCACTTCCCTTGAGTCCTCAGTGGCTTCTGAAGGGGTCGTCTTGTAAGCCACACTGCTTTCCTCATCTCCTTGCAGGCTAAGACCTTCCATGTCACCTTGAAGAACAGAATCTACCTCAACTGGCTCCTCCTCTTTGGCATTCCCTGTACACTCTGGAGCATCCTGAAGGTCCAGTGGCACAATGGAGGGTGGAGATGATTTGTCCCCAAATTGCCTGGAAAAAGGTCATGTGAGAAATTCAGAGCAGAGTTGTAGTACTAActagaaagaactggaaaacaattCAGGGAATGCCAGGAgctgagaaggaaggaagctgaAGGAGCAAAGTAGACCGGAAAGCAGAGGGCCTAGCTTCTCATCCCAACTCTATCTAATTCTTAGCTACAAAACTTCTACACCTTAAATCtgtcttctctaaaatgaggaaagaataatTCTTGCCTTGTCCCTAACCTGAATGGACGATAATAATCTACGCAGGCTTCCTATGGATGAAAATGGTTCAACCCAAAGCAgtcaaagaaaagccaaaatttaaagtagaaataaaaactcaaaaaaataGTATTAAACCTAGTTTTTAACATACCAAATAAGATTAAATTGATTTACAGTATCAGTATTCATGCTTCAAAGTATCCAtcccttaaaattttttatagatttttttgttttgttttgacattgTCTAGTGAAAACAAATGGCCATCATTTGTAAcaaagactttttgtttttgttttaagaaaaaaaaaagaaaaaagaattcaggaAAACAGATTGAGAAAATCTGCTACCACATGCAACATTCCACTTCCAAATTGCCCGGCATGGCCCAAGAAGCCTCAGTTATGGGGGAAGGAGGTATGGGGTGGTCCTGCTTCTGCCACactgtagctgtgtgactctgggtgagtcactcacttttctgggcctcagtttctcctctgtgaaataagAGAGCTGAATGAAACGATCTCTAAGGTTTTGTTAACATGCTGAGATTCTCTATGCTACATCAGGATTTATGACCAAACTGTTCATGAAAGCTTAGCTCTGGAGGTTACAGAGCCCTTGGAAGACAGATGTgacccaaaagggaaaaatggcATTTCTTGCTAAGGACCTTTCCTTTGATCAATTAGCAGAATGTTGGGTTCCTTTGTATGTCTTCAGAACTGTGACCATGTGCTATGACAAGGTTGAAGGCTTGTGTGTGAGCCACAAAACACTGGCTATgcagagctagagaaggaagtagcCTGATGTTACCAGGAGAACCTGCTGATGCGGCAGGTCTGGCTGCCTTCCATTTAAAATGGCAGGGAAAACATTCACATTTTCACAGCACAAGGACTTGGGAAGACAGATGAGATTGAAACATTCACAAACAATTCCAAggcagggatgggggaaggggtggaatCTGCTACTCTCATGGCTGTACTAGAGAGCCCCGGCTGAGCAGAGCCTAAAAGGGGTCTAAAAGGGGTGCTGGGGCCATGTTGAGTATGGTAACCACCACCAAATACTGTTGCAAACATCAAGAGAACACTTGGTGATGGATGATCTAAGAGTATTATCTGTTCCAAGGCCACACCATCTTGGCTGCTATAGATTAATAGTGACCAGTCAAAGAATGATCCTAATTAATATCTGCAATTAGCCCTGCCAAGCtaaggctattttttaaaatgctctgtAAGGTGGGGAGCAATGGGGGTAGAACGTCACATACATGGCCAGGTATGGTCACTGAattgattgtttttgctttttctctgtgACAAGGTACGGCTCAATTCTATTGGGGGTAGGGTGTGAGCAATGGACAGATCTGGAAATGCCTagtatagaaaaacaaaaggcatcagtaaaaatattttaaatacagaAGCAAGAAAATATACTGTGAATTGTGGCATCTTCGTGCTACGAGACCTTGGAGGTCACCAATCCAATCTGCACTTGAACAAGAACATTCCTGACAACTGTTCATCCAGTTGCTGCCTGAAGgcttccagtgatggggagccCACCACTTATAGGGTTCACCCATTCTATTCCTGGACAGCTCTCACTAGGATAAAGATATAATTGGCCAACATACTAGTTGCTTTTCTATTTGAGAAAAATACTGCAAGGAAACTTACTGCTATATCCATCACACTTAGCAAAAAACCATGAGCTATGTAAGAAgtgaaataaaatgatgaaactaaggAATGTCAAAATACAGCAGGTTATCAGGAAAGTGACGGATGGGAGCATCTATCTTGCTATTTTGCTTTGGCCATAATTCTGAACTCCCTGACACTCTCAAGTCACCAGGAGACAGCCCTTCTCCAGTGATCACTGTCACACTCTCGGCTGACAGGTCCCGTGCTAGGCCTTAGAACTCCTCCTCCACCTTCCACTTCAGCAAGGCCTTTTTACAGAGGAGCACAGCTTTCTCTCATTCGTCTTCATACCATCTTTATGATGAGGGAGAaacaagcaattctctaagaatcAGAGAGGTGAGGGGGGCCTTAAGAATGATGGTGGCCCATCTTcatcttttttacagatgagaatgttgaggctcagagaaatcagCAGTAAAGACAAGATGTCAGCTCACATGGCTCAAACCCCAGTCCCGGGCTTTCTCTACTCCACCCCACCTCAGGCAGAAACTGGAGAGACACTATACCTACCACAAGTGGTCAAGGTAGGTATGGAGCACCGTAAAGCCTTTCCCCTTCAGTCCAGCAGCCAGCATCTCAGCTGTAGACATGGTAGCCACTCCAATTGCAACAGGAGCcctaaggaaagaaaatgaaacagtatCAGAAGAAGGTAAAAACCTTTCAAAGGCAGATAACATTAAATCACCCATGGCAACAGAAGAACATCTCTGCTCATCACAGTAACTAAATGTAATCCATTTCCAATTAGCTTCACGTGGCTTATTCATAAGAACTTTTGTTTCCATTTGGTACTTTACCCTCTATGATGAAATGACATCTCTGTTCATATTGTCATTATCTAAATTTAcatctaatctgacctcagatacttagtaattctgtgaccatgggcaaatcacttaacctgtctgccttagtttcttcaatttgtaaagtggagataacaatagcaactacctcccagggttgttttgaggatcaaatgagataatattttaaattgattaCAAtttacagtgcctggcaaatattaagtgctacataaatgttagctattttatcatcatcatcattttatacaGCATGGGCTTCAAGGCAAGAATATTGCTGGCTCCCTtttcaacaaaaataatttaattaccTTTCCCACTTGCAAAGAAAGAATGAGTTAGACAATCGTGAAAATGTCACACCAATACTCTGAACTAGTCTCCAAGATAAAGTAGGAAGCTGGGGGAAAAACCAATCAAGCAAGACCTAAATGGAAAAGCTCTATAGCTTTACAGTTTCTTCTAAATTGCATATTTATGGAGTAGCTTAGCCATTGTGAAAGGTTGTGAATTCTTAGACTATTAGATACAAGCAAGTATATTAAACCACAACTTGCAAAATTCAAACATAAAAACCTTCAGTCTGCCATGTTAGATTATTAcgcttcccctcccttttctccctgctTTCTTCCATTGACACAAATAAGAGTTGATGACAGTGACTGGCTGAGTAGGTAGGGAAGGGAGctgaagaaatgagaagagaaaagaaaggagtagAGGGGCTAGAGAAGGCCTATGAACAAAGTTGAAAGCTACCCTCACTGtgatacagggggaaaaaaatgaatgaaaccaCCATTCTTTTCTATTCACCCAAAATCAATTCTATACTAGACAAGTAAATATTTCCAAGGCTACTCTAAGCACAGTACTTGATTCTAAGTAGCTCCGATGTAAGCAGGTCAGGTAGAGAACCACCAAACACCTGAAATTAAATTCTTCCTTAAACCTTCCCTTTCTGCtttccaccccttcccccacagcacacacatacatattcattcattcacactcccccacccccaccctgtctgtctctgtctctctctccctcccttcttccctcctttgaaagAGATAcaccaggggtagctaggtggcacagtggataaagcacctgtcctgtattcaggaggacctgagttcaaatccaatatcagacacttgacactagctgtattaccctgggcaaatcacttaatcctcattgccctgcaataataataataataataataataataaaaaaagaaatacaccaGCTGAGACATGTGGAACCCCATATTATAGCCATTTAAGTGACCagctctccctgactctaggGAGGATCTAATCAAACTACTAACTATCTTCTCATTTATGCCTTTATTTGCCTCATAAAGTTGTCTCTTCTTCtaattttcccttcttctctgtCCTTATCCACCCAAAAGATGAAATTGGTTAGTAACATACCTGTTCCCAACCAAGGTGATGGCGCAGAGGTCACCCTGCTGTACCTGAGGCAGACCACCAGGTGGCACTGTGAGCCCAGGCAGCATCAAATCTAcaacacaaaagaaaatatttctaccCAAAGCATTTCCACTTCTTGCTTTATCGCATCAACAAATTACATaattttagagctgcaagggTGCTTGGGGGTTACTTAGTTCAGTTACTTCAAAGGCTTCTGTAATAAATGACTGAAGGAATGGTTGAacgttaaaaaagaaaaacatggtgaCTGTCATTTTATTTGTCGCAGTAGGCTCAAGTACCGCCCCATAGAGGCAGGAGACTAAGCCAAAAGACTCCAGGGATGTTGTTTTTCATCCCGAGATACAGTGATACACCTCTGCACTAAGATGGAGTCATATGCCCACAATACCCTGTTTTCGAATCTTTCCGTACTAGGGTGCTTGACCGGGAAGTGCTAGTTTTGATTAGCAGCATGTCCTGCCACCTCCTTGTAATTCACCTTTACTGCTCCAGTCTGAGGAAGCCCCAAAACAAACAGCATTTTCCAAAGtttgttttcagagctagaaCAATTCCAGAGACTATGCACAGGAATCAGAGCCCCAATTCCCATTCTGCCATTCACTCAAGCGAGGAAAGAACTATGCCAACCACACTTTGAGGGGAAAGGAGCTCATTTATAATCCTAATACATAACTAgagtagatgctttaaaaaagaTGTCTGTTGGATTGAAATGAAGCAGTAGGGGAGGCTAGACAACGCTGGGAGGAAAAAGTCTATACGGACAGTTTcgtttgaggggagagagggaggggtg is part of the Dromiciops gliroides isolate mDroGli1 chromosome 4, mDroGli1.pri, whole genome shotgun sequence genome and encodes:
- the EIF2D gene encoding eukaryotic translation initiation factor 2D, giving the protein MFAKAFRVKSNTAVKGSDRRKLRADVAAAFPAFGAEQLSELVPGKDELNIVKLYAHKGDAVAVYVSGRNPVLFELKGTLYPTVYTLWSYPHLLPAFTTWPPVLEKLVGGADLMLPGLTVPPGGLPQVQQGDLCAITLVGNRAPVAIGVATMSTAEMLAAGLKGKGFTVLHTYLDHLWQFGDKSSPPSIVPLDLQDAPECTGNAKEEEPVEVDSVLQGDMEGLSLQGDEESSVAYKTTPSEATEDSREVGMDQDPAGGKTFQEQMDELLLRCFFHALKCRVTKADLPLLTSTFLGSHMYSCCPEGQQLDIKKSSYKKLSKFLHHMMKEQIVQVKELSKGVESIVAVDWKHPSITSFVVPEPSPAAQSVQEDTKEKPHHPPQIEYLYCIPANMTSLFQESGHRKGSALSGSEVRAIVIDYAKKNNLVDENNKNLVKMDPILCDCILEKDEQHTILKLPWDKLIERCLERLKPAYRVTFCGQEPIVKKGDICPIDITLAQRTYNKKVTLIRNLEVFGLDPYSVAAILQQRCQASATITPVPGAKDAIQVQIQGNQINHLSRLLLEEYNIPRKYIKGLEKAPKAGKKK